The genomic region TGAGCCTTGTGTTAGAGATTATGCATTAACCATTGTCAAAGATTTTCCAGGTAATTTTTATGATACAGAAAGAGGACTTCCTGGTAAAAGTGGAATGAATCAAATCTGTGCTTTAAACTTACATTTATTTAGCAACTGGAAATACATCAGTGACCCAACAGTATTGAGAGATGATTTTTATTCTAGAGCTGATCGAACAATAGCAATTGGACTTGCTGGTGATTGTGATGATTTTGCAGTATTAAACGCCGCTTGTGTTGAGTCAATTGGTGGAATTGCTCGTATAATGGGAGGACAATGCGATGGAGGTGGTCATGCTTGGTGTGAAGTACTTATTGGGACTGAAGCACATTATAATACAGCTGTTACTACTATTAGAAGTTTTTATAAAGACCCTAATAAGAAACTAACTCCTACAATTGATGAAAACGGACTCTATTGGCTAGTCTTAGATTGGAGAATTGGAGAATATACTTGTAATGATTTTGGTTTAGAACAACTCTATCCTAAAAATAAATTACAGTTAGTTAAATAATTGTTTTAGCAAAGTAAAGCTAGTATACAAAATTATTCCCACAGCTATACTGATTGCATAAAACTGATTTTGCGCTTTTTGTCCTTGATTGACTAATGTTTTAGCAGATATATAGTTATAATACAAAATTGGAACCAACAGCAAAAAAATCGCTCTCCCAGAAAATATCGAGGAATTGAATCGAATGTTCTCCTGTTTTTGAGCTATAGCCTTTAGTTGTTCTCCACGGCTGTTTAACTCTTCCTCAAAAATAATTCTGTCTCTTAATAAAACAGACTTATTTTGCGCAAGTGCATTAAGTGTTTGAGTTGATATGTTGATTAAGCTATTATTCATGTCAAAAAAAATAGACTTGTTCATCCACAAGTCTATTCTCTTCAATAATTATATACAATCATCACTTGCCTACCACTTCGCATCAGGATATTTATTATTTAGGTATTGAATATCCAATAAAATATACCCCATGTGATCTGTATGATGTCCATTCTTACCGTATTCTAAAGAATATACTGGCATTTCAGGTAAAGTTAGCGTTGCTTTTGTTAACACTTCTTCTACACGTTCATTCCATTTGTCCTGAACGGCTTTTAAGTCTACTCCTACTCCAACTTTTATCATTTCTTCATCTGTTTCATCCATAAAGAATAATTCGTCTTTATACATCCACAAGTGATTTAATGCTCCTTGAATTTTTATATGACTGACTTCAGTCCCATCTCCAAGACGATACATCCATTGTGTACTTCTTCTTAAATGGTAAGTAACTTCTTTTAAAGACTTTTGTGCCAAAGCAGCCAAAGTTTCATCTTTACTTTCAGCTAAGGCTTCCAAAAAGAAAAATTGATAAACATCAAACAAAAACTGTCTTGCCATAATATAAGCAAAATCTTCGTTGGGATATTCTACCAATTGTATATT from Flavobacteriales bacterium harbors:
- the paaC gene encoding phenylacetate-CoA oxygenase subunit PaaC → MNHLQKYSLRIADNSWILGNRLGEYSSKGPFLEEDLAITNVGLDHIGLAEGVYKYVADLDGTKSADDFAFRRAEHEYYNIQLVEYPNEDFAYIMARQFLFDVYQFFFLEALAESKDETLAALAQKSLKEVTYHLRRSTQWMYRLGDGTEVSHIKIQGALNHLWMYKDELFFMDETDEEMIKVGVGVDLKAVQDKWNERVEEVLTKATLTLPEMPVYSLEYGKNGHHTDHMGYILLDIQYLNNKYPDAKW